GGCGAGGCGGAGGAGACGAAGGAGTCCATGGTGAGCCTGGCGATGGCCATGGCAATGGCCGGGGTGGGCATCTACCTGGTGCTGGTGCTGCTGTTCAATTCGCTGACCCAGCCGGTGCTGGTGATGTTTGCCATCCCCTTCGGGATGATCGGCATTATCGGGGCCTTTGCGCTGCACGATCAGCCGCTGGGGTTCCTTGCCATCATGGGAGTCATCGGGATGATGGGGGTGGTGGTGAACGACTCGCTGATCCTGGTGAACCACATCAATGTGCACCGGCAGATGGAGCCGGACAAGAAGTTCCTGCGCATTGTGGCCGAGGGTACGGCCTCGCGGCTGCGGCCCATCCTGCTCACCAGCATCACCACGGTGGCGGGGCTGCTGCCTACCGCCTATGGGCTGTGGGGCTACAATGCCTTTATCGCGCCTATGGCGCTGGCGCTGGGCTACGGCATCCTGTTCGCCACGCCGCTGACGCTGCTGCTGCTGCCGTCGCTGTACATGGTGCAGCACGATATCGGGCTGCTCGTCCGGCGCATACCGGGCTTGGAGAACTACTACTTTATTCCGCACACCACCGCCGATGCGCAAACAGAGCCGGCCGGGTGATGGCCAGCCCGTCAGGGCCCAACCTGGGCGGGGTGATGCGGGTCATCTGGCCGCCACAAGGAGGTGCTGCCCTGGTACGAGACCGTGGCAGGGATTTCTGGGTTTGAGCGGGCGGTGATGCCGGTGGCGCACCTCCGGCAGGAGGGAAATTTACCAGCGGCTGGGCGAGGCCGAGGAGGCGGCCAGACACTACCGGCGCTTCCTGGAGCTGTGGCGCGATGCCGACCCGGCCTTCCAGCCCCTATTGGAGGAGGCACGAAGCAGCCTTGCGGAAGTCGCAGAGGCGAGTTGAGCCTTGGGCGTCCCCTGACGGCTCGCCCATGACCCCCACTCCCCACCTCTCCGGGGCCTACGCCCCCATCCTCACACCTTTCACCCCTGACGGCGGCACCATCGACTGGGAGGCCTACCGGCAGCAACTGGACTACCTTCGCGGCGCCGGGCTGGACGGCGTGGTGGTGCTGGGCACCAACGGCGAGTACGGGCAGTTGTCGGACGAGGAAAAGTACCAGCTGGTGACCACCACGCTGGAGGCCAATACCGGCCTGCGCGTCATTGTTGGCGGCACCAAGCCCGAATCGGCGTCGGGGACCCTGGCCCTGCTGGCCCGGCTGGAAACGCTGGCCCCGCGCATTGCGGCGGTACTCGTGGCGCCCCCCTTTTTTCGAAACTACGCCGCCGGGGAAACCGTGGCAGCGAGGGAGGTGGTGCAGTTCTACCGCAGCGCCGTGCAGATGCTAGACGGGCTGCCACTCCTACTGTACAACGTGCCGGTGCCAGCGGGCGGTCAGGTAACGGCGGAAGTGACCCCCCAGGCGGTGGCCACCCTGGCCGATGAGCCAGGCATTGTGGGCATCAAGGACTCCAGCGGCCAGGCCGAACTGATCCTGGCCTATCAGGCGGCGCGGCCGGGCCTGCGACTACTGGTGGGCAGCGACCACTTAGTGGCGGCGGCCGTGGACGGCGGGGCGGCAGGGTCGGTGACGGCCTGCGCCAACGTCTTTCCCGCCGCCGTGCTGGCGGTGTACCGTGCAAGCCAGGGACCGGAGCGTGAGGCCGCCCAGGCTAGACTCAGCGCCCTGCGTAGGGTGCTGGAGCTGGTGCCGGGCAAGCTGGTAGCCGCCCAGAAAATGATGCTAGCCCGGCTGGGGGTTGTGCCCCGGCAGTCACCGGTGCGGGTCGGCGGCGAGCTCACCCCGGACGAGGCGGCGGCCGTGTGGGAGGCGCTGGAGGCGGCGGGGGGAGCAGTGGCACCACCGGGGCGAAGAGATTAACTTCCGGCATATCCGCGGCGCTGGAGCCCAGGTACATAATCCGAGAGGAGCGAACATGTTAGGCAAATCCCTAGTGGTACCCACCTTGCCGGTGGTGGACCTCGACCGGGCCAAGAAATTCTATCTGGAGACCCTGGGCCTCACGGTGGATTCGGAGGACGAGTGGGGTACTATGCTGGCCTGCGGCGGCGGCACGAAACTGCTGCTCTACCCTCGCGGGGCTACGAGGGCAGACCATACTGTAGCCTCATTCGAGGTGGACGACGTGGAGGCCGCCGTAGCTGAGCTGCGAGCCAAGGGGGTGGTATTCCAAGAGTACGATCAGCCAGGGCTCAAGACCGAGAACGGTGTGGCTACCGCGGGTGAATCAAAGGCGGCCTGGTTCCTCGACCCGGAGGGCAACATCCTGGCACTGGGCTCCTCGCCGGACTAGCCCCGTCTGGAGCCCTGCCTAGGAGGAAAATTCCATGGCTGACGCCGGATCCGATTCCTCTGGGCCAGCGCCGGCCTACGCCTGGATCATTCTTACCCTTTTAGGCATGGTGCTAGCCCTGTCAGCTGTGTACATCCTGTCCACCGGGATGGACCCATCTGATTTCGAGGGTGCCACGGCGCTGGAGTGGGACACGTTCAACCGCTCGTACCCGGAGGTGGGCATTTACCTCATGCGGCTGGAGCGGCTGACAGGCGCGGTCATGCTTGGCTTTGCCCTGTTCGCGGCGATGGTGTCATACGGGCCGTTTCGTCGCGGCAACCGTTGGGCTTGGGCCACTTTGTGGATCGTCCCGCTGGCGCTGGGCCTGGTGACGGGGGTGTTCCTCACCCATGGAGCCGGTGAACTGGGCGGCTTCTACGGCGGGCTGGCGGTGCTGGTCGTGCTGATGCTGGTGTTGCCCTACCGCGCGTTTTTTCCACGCTAGCATGGGCGGCAAACTTATGATTTTACCTCAGCACGGCGCTTGTTCCTAGGCAGGCTGGCAGATTCGCACGGCCGGCTCCCCTCGGGCGCGAGTTTCGCCCTAGCGCGTACCTTTCGATTCTCTTCGACATCAGCCCTTTTATAACCGCGCCGCGCCCTGGTGAGCTAATTCCCATCGAATACTGATCCGTCTGGATCGGCCTGCCCGCCACAACCTGGCTCACAAACGAGGTGGTGAACACCGACCTGGCCCTAAACTTGGCCCTCTAGCGCATTAGGCAGCGGCCAGAACCGGGCCGTCGGCCCCTGGCGGCGTCGGGCTCAAGTTCGCTTGTGACCCCATTCAGGCAGGGTTACATTTAGAGCGTCTTGGGAGGAAAATTCAACTGTCTTGCGGTGGATTCTTTCTTGCACCTGAGGTCAGGTCTTTGAGGAAGTACGCCGACGCCCATCCCGGTGCCGGAAGGCACCAAATCCCACAGCGGAACAAGCTTGAGGAGGGACTCATGTCACGAATCAATTGCAGGCGAATGATTACGGCCGTGGCTACGGTAATGCTGATGCTCCCGGCAGGGGCCTGGGCTCAAGGGGTGACCACGGCGGGGCTAGGCGGCATCGTTAACAGCGAAGATGGCGAGGCCCTTGCAGGGGCCAACATCGTGCTGGTGCACGAGCCCAGCCAGACGCAGTACGGCGCCATCGGCCGGGCGGGGGGCTATTACAATCTGCTCAATCTGAAGGTGGGCGGACCCTACACGCTGACGGTATCCTATATCGGCTACAAGACGCAGACCCAGAGCGATATCTATTTGAACCTGGGCAGCGCCGCTACCATCGACGTGGCCCTGGTTGAAGAGGCTATTCTAGGTGAGGCCGTGGAAGTGGTGGCCGAGGTGGACGCGGTGTTCAACGCCGACCGCACCGGGGCGGCCACGTACGTGGGTCCAGACGAACTGGCCCGCATGCCGTCCATCAAGCGGAGCACCCGGGACATCACCCGCCTGGACCCCCGCAGCGACGGCAATTTCAGCTTTGGCGGGCGCAACTGGCTGTACAACAA
This DNA window, taken from Candidatus Neomarinimicrobiota bacterium, encodes the following:
- a CDS encoding VOC family protein, giving the protein MLGKSLVVPTLPVVDLDRAKKFYLETLGLTVDSEDEWGTMLACGGGTKLLLYPRGATRADHTVASFEVDDVEAAVAELRAKGVVFQEYDQPGLKTENGVATAGESKAAWFLDPEGNILALGSSPD
- a CDS encoding dihydrodipicolinate synthase family protein encodes the protein MTPTPHLSGAYAPILTPFTPDGGTIDWEAYRQQLDYLRGAGLDGVVVLGTNGEYGQLSDEEKYQLVTTTLEANTGLRVIVGGTKPESASGTLALLARLETLAPRIAAVLVAPPFFRNYAAGETVAAREVVQFYRSAVQMLDGLPLLLYNVPVPAGGQVTAEVTPQAVATLADEPGIVGIKDSSGQAELILAYQAARPGLRLLVGSDHLVAAAVDGGAAGSVTACANVFPAAVLAVYRASQGPEREAAQARLSALRRVLELVPGKLVAAQKMMLARLGVVPRQSPVRVGGELTPDEAAAVWEALEAAGGAVAPPGRRD